TCGCCGCGACCAGGTGCGACAGCACGGTCGGATCCTCCGGGAGCTGCTCGGAGATCTCCTCCTGCTCCGGCCGGATCAGGCTGAGATATTGCCGGAACACCGAGATCACCCGGGCCGCCAGCACGTCGGCCACCTCGTCCGGGCCGGCCGGCTCGGGCAGCCACTCCACCTCGGCGGTGAGGTAGGGCTCGGCGGCGTCGTCGATCTCGGCGATCCGGAACCGCCGCCGGCCCACCGTGACGATGTCGAACCCGCCCTCGGCCAGCTCGGTGACCTGCCGCAGCTCGGCGGTGCAGCCGACCTCGTGCAACGTGACGTCGCCGCCGGCCGGCCCGGAGCGGCCCGACGGCCCGGCCGGGGCGACCTCCCAGCCGGCCTGGATCGCCACCACGCCGAACTCGCGTGGCGCGCCCTCGGGCAGGCCCACCAGGTGGCGCACCAGCGCCTGGTAGCGCTCCTCGAAGATGTGCAGCGGAAGGACCAGCCCGGGAAAGAGGACGGTCCCGAGAGGGAACACCGGCAGCCGTGCGCTCACGTGATCGAGCGTATCCCGATCGCGCTCGGCCGGCGTGTCCCGGCTCACCGTCCCGGCGTACGGGCGGCTCCGGCCGGTCCGACCGGCGGCGGCCTAGACTCGCAGGCGTGCTGACTCGGATCGACCTGCGCGGCGGGACACGTGACCCGCGCCGCCTGCTGCCCCGTGCCCAGCTCGACGTCTCCGTGGCGGTCGAGCGGATCCGTCCTCTCGTCGAGGCGGTCCGGGAGCATGGCTACCCGGCGATCCGGGAGGCCAGCGAGCGGTTCGACGGCATCTCCCCGGAGCATCTGCGGGTGCCGGTCGAGGTGATCCGCGCCGCCGAGAGCGAGCTGGACCCGCAGGTTCGCGCCGCGTTGCTGGAGTCGATCACCCGGGCCCGCCGGGTCCACGCCGACCAGCGCCGCACCGACCACACCACCCGGGTGGTGGCCGGCGGCACGGTGACCGAGCGGTGGCTGCCGGTCGACCGGGTCGGCCTCTACGTCCCCGGCGGCCTGGCGATGTATCCGTCGACCGTGGTGATGAACGTGGTCCCGGCCCAGGCGGCCGGGGTCCGGTCGCTTGTGGTGGTGAGCCCGCCGCAGAAGGACAACGACGGCCTCCCGGACCGCCGGGTCCTGGCCGCCTGCGCGCTGCTCGGCGTCGACGAGGTGTACGCGGTGGGCGGCGCCCACGCGGTGGCCATGCTCGCCTACGGCGCCGCCGTCGACCCGGCCGGCGAGCGGCGCTGCGACCCGGTCGACCTGATCACCGGTCCGGGCAACATCTGGGTCACCGCCGCCAAGCGGCTGCTGCGCGGCGTGGTCGGCATCGATGCCGAGGCCGGCCCGACCGAGATCGCCGTGCTGGCCGACCACACCGCCGACCCGGCGCACGTGGCCGCCGACCTGATCAGCCAGGCCGAGCACGACCCCCTCGCGGCGAGCGTGCTGGTCACCCCGTCGACGGAGCTGGCCGACGCGGTCGACGCGGAGCTGGCCCGGCAGGTGCCGGCCGCCAAGCACGCCGAGCGGATCGGCACCGCGCTGCGCGGCGAGCAGAGCGGGGTGGTCCTGGTCGACGACCTGGAGGCCGGGCTGCGGGTGGTCGACGCGTACGCGGCCGAGCACCTGGAGATTCAGACCGAGAACGCCCGCGAGTGGGCGTTGCGGGTGCGCAACGCCGGTGCGATCTTCGTGGGCGCCTGGTCGCCGGTGTCGCTCGGCGACTACTGCGCGGGCTCCAACCACGTGCTGCCCACCGGTGGCTGCGCCCGGCACTCCTCCGGGCTGTCCGTGCAGTCCTTCCTGCGCGGCGTGCACCTGGTCGAATACACCGAGGCGGCGCTGCGCGAGGTGGCCCCGCACGTGGTCACGCTGGCCGGTGTCGAGGACCTGCCGGCGCACGGCCAGGCGGTCAGCGTCCGTTTCCCCGGAGGCGTGTCGTGACCACCCTCGACGACCTGCCGATCCGCGACGACCTGCGGGGGCGCTCCCCGTACGGCGCGCCGCAGCTCGACGTGCCGGTGCGGCTGAACACCAACGAGAATTCCTACCCGGTGCCCGAGCCGGTGGTCGAGGCGATCGGCAAGGCCGTCGCGGCCGAGTTGCGCGACCTCAACCGCTACCCGGACCGGGACGCCGTGGCGCTCCGCGCCGACCTGGCCGCCTACCTGGGCCACGGGCTCACCGTCGACCACGTGTGGGCGGCCAACGGCTCCAACGAGATCCAGCAGCAGCTGCTCCAGGCGTTCGGCGGGCCGGGGCGCACCGCGCTCGGTTTCACCCCGGCCTACTCGATGCATCCGCTGCTGGCGCTCGGCTCCGGCACCGGTTGGGTCGCCGCCGACCGGGACGCCGACTTCGGGTTGACCGCCGCCGACGCGGTCGCCCAGGTGCGCCGGCACCGGCCGGACGTGGTCTTCCTCTGCTCGCCGAACAACCCGACCGGCACCGCGCTCGACCCGTCCGTCGTCGCCGCCGTGCTCGACGAGGCGCCCGGCATGGTGGTGGTGGACGAGGCGTACGCGGAGTTCGCCCGCCCCGGCACGGTCAGCGCGCTCGCCGTGCTGCCCGGCCACCCGCGGCTGGTGGTCACCCGCACCATGAGCAAGGCGTTCGGGTTCGCCGGCGGCCGGCTGGGCTACCTGGCCGCCGACCCGGCGGTGGTGGCGGCGGTGCAACTGGTCCGGCTGCCCTACCACCTGTCCGCGCTCACCCAGGCCGCCGCCCGCGCGGCGCTGGCCCACCGGGACGCCCTGCTCGGCACCGTCACCGCGATCATGGAGCAACGCGACCGGATCGTCGCCGAGCTGCGCGCGCGGGGGCACCGGGTGGCCGACAGCGACGCCAACTTCGTGCTCTTCGCCGTCGACGGCGACCAGGGCGCCGCCTGGCGTACGCTGCTCGACGCCGGCGTGCTGGTCCGCGACGTCGGCCTGCCGGGCTGGCTGCGGGTGACCGCCGGGACCCCGGCCGAGACCGACGCCTTTCTGTCCGCGATGGAGAAGTTGTCATGAACCGCACCGCCCGGATCGAGCGGGTCACCAACGAGACCAAGGTGCTCGTCGAGATCGACCTCGACGGCACCGGCAAGGCCGACATCGAGACCGGTGTCGGCTTCTACGACCACATGCTCAACCAGATCGCCCGGCACGGGGGCTTCGACCTGACCGTGCACACGGTCGGCGACCTGGAGATCGACGCGCACCACACGATGGAGGACACCGCGCTCGCGCTGGGCGCCGCGTTCGACCGGGCGCTCGGCGACAAGGCCGGCATCCGGCGGTACGGCTCGGCCACCGTCCCGATGGACGAGGTGCTGGTCCGGGCCGCGGTCGACCTGTCCGGGCGGCCGTATGTGGTGCACGACGAGCCGGCGCTGTCGCCGTACATCGGGCCGGTCTACCCGACCAGCATGACCCGGCACATCTGGGAGTCGTTCGGCCAGGCGGCCCGGGTGACGTTGCACGTCGACGTGTTGCGGGCGGCCCGGCCGGGCGGCCACCCGGACGCGCACCACGTGGTCGAGGCCCAGTTCAAGGCCGTCTCCCGCGCGCTGCGCGAGGCCACCGCGATCGACCCGCGCAGCGCCGGCGTGGTGCCGTCCACGAAGGGCGCGCTCTGATGAGCGCGAGGAACGCAGCGCAGCGGAGTCCCGCAGTCGCGAATGAAGGACGGCTCTGATGAGCGCGAGGAACGCAGCGCAGCGGAGTCCCGCAGTCGCGAATGAAGGACGGCACTGCCGATGAAGGTGTTGCCGACGCTGCTGTTGATCCTGGCCGGGGTGCTTGTCGGCGGGACGTGGTCGCTGCACAAGCAGGGCGCGGCCCGCCCGGCCGTGGTGGTCACCGGCCTGCTGGCGGTGCTGGCCACCGTCGGCGGGGTGCTCTGGCTGCTGCCGGGGGAGGCGTGATGGGCAGGCGGGTGGTGGTGCTCGACTACGGCTCGGGCAACCTGCGTTCGGCCGAACGCGCGTTGGAGCGGGCCGGCGCCGACGTGACGGTCACCGCCGACCTGGCCGCCGCCGCGACCGCCGACGGCCTGGTGGTGCCGGGTGTCGGCGCGTACGCCGCGTGCATGGCCGGCATCGAGGCGCTCGGCGCCGGCCCGGTCATCGCCGAGCGGGTCGCCGCCGGCCGCCCGGTGCTGGGCATCTGCGTCGGGATGCAGGTGCTCTTCGAGCACGGCGACGAGCACGGCGTGGTGACCAAGGGCCTCGGGCTGCTGCCGGGCGGGGTGACGAAGCTGCCCGCCCCGCGCCTGCCGCACATGGGCTGGAACACCGTGCGCGCGCCGGCGGGTTCGGTGCTCTTCGCCGGGCTGCCGGCGGACGCCCGGTTCTACTTCGTCCACTCCTACGGGGTGACCGACACCGCCGGGTTGGCCGCCGCCGGCGCGACGGTCACCACCGCCGAGCACGGCGCCGACTTCGTCGCCGGGGTGGAGCGGGGCGCCCTCGCCGCGGCCCAGTTCCACCCGGAGAAGTCGGCCGACACCGGCGCCGCGCTGCTGCGCAACTGGTTGGGCACACTTGAGTAAGGAGCGAGCCCGCCGCCGGGCCGCCCGCGAGGCCGACCAGCAGCGGGCGCGCGCCGCCCGGGCCCGCCGGGTGGCGCGCCGGGAACGACGCCGTTCGGTGGTACGCCGGTTGACGCCGCGGCTGCGCCGGGGTCGCACCGGTCGGCTGCGCCGGCACAGCCGGGGTGAGCGGGCGGCCATCGTGCTGCTCACCGCCGTCGCGGTGGCCGGCATCTGGAGTTTCGTCGACGATCTCGCCCTGCGCCTGGCGTTGGTCGTGTTGTTGCTGTTGGTCCTGCCGGCGATCGTGGTGATCGCGTTGGACCGTCGTTGAGCATGCGAGGAGACAAGCGTTGAGCCTTGACCTGTTGCCCGCCGTGGACGTCGCCGACGGCCAGGCCGTCCGGCTCGTGCAGGGCGCCGCCGGCAGCGAGACCGCCTACGGCGACCCGCTGGAGGCGGCCCTCGCCTGGCAGTCCGACGGCGCCGAGTGGATCCACCTGGTCGACCTGGACGCCGCGTTCGGCCGGGGCTCCAACGCCGAGTTGCTCGCCGAGGTGGTCGGCAAGCTCGACGTCAAGGTGGAACTGTCCGGGGGCATCCGGGACGACGGGTCGCTGCGGGCGGCGTTGGGCACCGGGGCGGCCCGGGTCAACATCGGCACCGCCGCGCTCGAGGATCCCGAGTGGTGCGACCGGATCTGCGGCGAGTACGGCGACCGGGTGGCGATCGGGCTGGACGTGCGGGGTCGTACCCTCTCGGCGCGGGGCTGGACCCGCGACGGCGGTGACCTCTACGACGTGCTGGCCCGGCTGGACGCCGCCGGCGCCGCGCGGTACGTGGTGACCGACATCACCAAGGACGGCACGATGCGCGGGCCGAACCTGGACCTGCTGCGCGAGGTGTGCGCCCGCACCGACGCCCCGGTGATCGCCTCCGGCGGGGTGTCCACCCTGGACGACCTGCGGGCGCTTGCGACGCTGGAGCCGGTCGGCGTGGAGGGCGTGATCGCCGGCAAGGCGCTGTACGCCGGCGCGTTCACCGTCGCCGAGGCGCTGGCCACGCTGCGGGCCGGCGCGTGACCACCGACGTGGGCGGGCCGGTCGAGGACCTGGGCGGGCTGGTCGAGGACCTGGGCCGGTCGCCGGTCGACGGCGTGGGGGAGCCGCCGCTCGACGGCGCGGTGGTGACCCGGCTCGGCTCGGGCGGCCCGTGGGAGGCGCTCTACGGCTACTCCCGGGTGGTCCGGGCCGGCGCGCTGGCGATCACCGCCGGTTGCACCTCGACCGTGGACGGCCGGGTGGCGCACGTGGGGGACGCGGCGGCGCAGACCGCGCAGGCGATCCGGATCGGCCTGGACGCCCTGGCCGAGGTGGGCGCCCAGCCGGGCGACGTGGTGCGGACCCGGATGTACGTGACCGACCGGCTCTACACCGACGAGGTGGGTCGGGCGCACAACGCGGTGTTCGGCCCGGTGCGTCCGGTGGCGACCATGGTGGTGGTGGCCGGTCTTCTCGACCCGGAGCACCTGGTCGAGGTGGAGTTGGAGGCGTACCTCCCCGAGGGCTGATCTCCTCGGCCCGCGGCGGCAGGGTCGGCTCTCCGGCGCCTTTCGAGCTGATGTCACGAACGACTCACCGGCCCCGACGCTGCCGAGTCGTTGCTGATATCAGCTCGAAAGGCGTTCTTGGCGCTGGTTTCTCCGCCGCCCCGGACCGGGAACGTGACCGGCCTCGCACCCGGATCCACGCGATTAAGTTGTGCACAACTTGATTGCGCGCTACGGTTTTGGCGTGACCGATGATCTGGTGCTGCGCCGGCAGGTGTGCTTCGCCCTCTACGCGGCGTCGCGCGCCCTGACCGACGTCTACCGGCCCATCCTCGACGAGCACGGCCTGACCTACCCGCAGTACCTGGTGCTGCTGGTGCTCTGGGAGCGCGGCGACGACGCCCCCACGGTCTCCGAGCTCGGCGCGCGACTCCGGCTCGACTCCGGCACGCTCTCCCCGCTGCTCAAGCGGCTGGAGGCGGCCGGCCTGGTGGTGCGCACCCGCTCGGCGACCGATGAGCGCCGGGTCGAGGTGGGCCTCACCGGCCGGGGCCGGGCCCTGCGGGAAGGGATGGACGAGGTGCCGATGCGGGTGGCCCGGGCGACCGGCCTCACCGAGACCGAGCTGATCGGCCTCCGCGACACCCTCACCCGGGTCACCGAGACGATCCACCGACAGAAGGAGCAGTGACCATGCAGGTCCTCTACACCGCGTCCGCCAAGGCCACCGGCGACGGCCGCGACGGCCACGTCCGCACCTCCGACGGCACGGTCGAGCTGGATCTCGCCGTACCCAAGGAGATGGGCGGCGCCGGCGGCGCGGCCAACCCCGAGCAGCTCTTCGCCGCCGGCTACGCGGCGTGCTTCCACTCCGCGCTGCGCGTCGTGGCCCGCCAGGCCAAGGCGGACGTCTCGGGTTCGGTCGTCGAGGCCGAGGTGGGCATCGGCCCGAACGGCAGTGGCGGCTACGGCCTGACCGTGACCCTCGTGGTGGACCTGCCCGCGGTCGAGCGTCCGGCCGCCGAGAAGCTCGTCGAGGCGGCCCACCAGGTCTGCCCCTACTCGAACGCGACCCGCGGCAACATCGAGGTCACGCCGACCGTCCGGGACGCAGCATGAGCAGCGTCAACCGGGAGATCCATCTGGCGTCCCGCCCGGAGGGCTGGCCGACCGCCGACAACTTCCGGCTGGTCACCACCGATGTGCCGACGCCGGGACCGGGTCAGGTCGTGGTCCGCAACCAGTTCATGTCCGTCGACCCGTACATGCGGGGGCGGATGAACGACGCCAAGTCGTACGTGCCGCCGTTCGCGCTCGACGCCCCGCTCGACGGCGGCGCGATCGGCGAGGTGGTGGCCGGCGAGGCCGGCGGGGTCAAGCCCGGCGACGTGGTGCTGCACGGTCTCGGCTGGCGCGAGTACGCGCTCGTCGACGCCCGGGCGGTCCGCAAGGTCGATCCCGGGGTCGCCCCGGTCAGCGCCTACCTGAGCGTGCTCGGCATGACCGGGCTGACCGCGTACGCCGGTCTGCTCGACGTGGCCGCGATGCAGCCGGGGGAGACGGTCTTCGTCTCCGGCGCTGCCGGCGCGGTGGGCAGCATGGTGGGGCAGATCGCGAAGCTGCGCGGCGCCGGCCGGGTGGTCGGCAGCGCCGGCTCCCGGGCGAAGGTCGAGCGGCTGGCCGCGCTCGGTTTCGACGCGGCCTTCGACTACCACGACGGGCCGGTGTACGAGCAGCTCAAGGCCGCCGCCCCGGACGGTGTCGACGTGTACTTCGACAACGTCGGCTCGGACCACCTGGAGGCCGCGATCGGGGCGATGAACCTGCACGGCCGGGCGGCGATCTGCGGCATGATCGCCCAGTACAACTCGGCCGAGCCGCCGGCTGCCCCGCGCAATCTGGCCCTGGTGATCGGCAAGCGGCTGACCCTGCGCGGCTTCCTCGTCGGTGACCACGGCCACCTGCGCGAACAGTTCGTCCAGGAGGTGGCCGGCTGGTTGCGGGAGGGCCGGCTCTCCTACGACGAGACCGTGGTCGACGGCATCGAGCAGGCGCCGGAGGCGTTCCTCGGCCTGCTGCGCGGCGAGAACCTCGGCAAGATGCTCGTCCGCCTCTGACCGGCACGCGCGGCGGCGGTGCCCGGCCGCACCGGCCGGGCGCCGCCGCGTTGGCTAGGCTTTCGGGCATGACGGTGGCGGTACGGGTCATCCCGTGTCTGGACGTGGACGCCGGGCGGGTGGTCAAGGGTGTCAACTTCGTCGACCTGCGCGACGCCGGCGACCCGGTGGAACTGGCGGCGGCGTACGACCGGGCCGGCGCGGACGAGCTGACGTTCCTCGACGTGACGGCGTCGTCGAGCGACCGCGGCACCATGCTCGACGTGGTCCGGCGCACCGCCGAGTCGGTCTTCATCCCGCTCACCGTGGGCGGCGGCATCCGCCGCGTCGAGGACGTGGACACGCTGCTGCGGGCCGGGGCGGACAAGGTCGGGGTGAACACCGCGGCGATCGCCCGGCCGGAGCTGATCGCCGAGATCGCCGACCGGTTCGGCCGGCAGGTGCTGGTGCTCTCGCTCGATGTGCGGCGCGCCCCGGCGGGGGTCGCACCGAGCGGTTTCGAGGTGACCACGCACGGCGGGCGGCGGGGCACCGGCCTGGACGCGGTCGAGTGGGCCGCGCGCGGCGCCGAGCTGGGCGCGGGCGAGATCCTGCTCAACTCGATGGACGCCGACGGCACCAAGGCCGGCTTCGACCTGCCGCTGATCCAGGCGGTGCGTGTCGTGGTCGACGTGCCGGTGATCGCCAGCGGTGGCGCGGGCGCGGTGGCGCACTTCCCGCCGGCCGT
The genomic region above belongs to Micromonospora sp. WMMD1128 and contains:
- a CDS encoding LON peptidase substrate-binding domain-containing protein → MSARLPVFPLGTVLFPGLVLPLHIFEERYQALVRHLVGLPEGAPREFGVVAIQAGWEVAPAGPSGRSGPAGGDVTLHEVGCTAELRQVTELAEGGFDIVTVGRRRFRIAEIDDAAEPYLTAEVEWLPEPAGPDEVADVLAARVISVFRQYLSLIRPEQEEISEQLPEDPTVLSHLVAATAALTVADRQRLLAIDDTPGRLRAELRLLNRESALLRQVRAVPVPLSELAGPPAPN
- the hisD gene encoding histidinol dehydrogenase; translation: MLTRIDLRGGTRDPRRLLPRAQLDVSVAVERIRPLVEAVREHGYPAIREASERFDGISPEHLRVPVEVIRAAESELDPQVRAALLESITRARRVHADQRRTDHTTRVVAGGTVTERWLPVDRVGLYVPGGLAMYPSTVVMNVVPAQAAGVRSLVVVSPPQKDNDGLPDRRVLAACALLGVDEVYAVGGAHAVAMLAYGAAVDPAGERRCDPVDLITGPGNIWVTAAKRLLRGVVGIDAEAGPTEIAVLADHTADPAHVAADLISQAEHDPLAASVLVTPSTELADAVDAELARQVPAAKHAERIGTALRGEQSGVVLVDDLEAGLRVVDAYAAEHLEIQTENAREWALRVRNAGAIFVGAWSPVSLGDYCAGSNHVLPTGGCARHSSGLSVQSFLRGVHLVEYTEAALREVAPHVVTLAGVEDLPAHGQAVSVRFPGGVS
- a CDS encoding histidinol-phosphate transaminase, with protein sequence MTTLDDLPIRDDLRGRSPYGAPQLDVPVRLNTNENSYPVPEPVVEAIGKAVAAELRDLNRYPDRDAVALRADLAAYLGHGLTVDHVWAANGSNEIQQQLLQAFGGPGRTALGFTPAYSMHPLLALGSGTGWVAADRDADFGLTAADAVAQVRRHRPDVVFLCSPNNPTGTALDPSVVAAVLDEAPGMVVVDEAYAEFARPGTVSALAVLPGHPRLVVTRTMSKAFGFAGGRLGYLAADPAVVAAVQLVRLPYHLSALTQAAARAALAHRDALLGTVTAIMEQRDRIVAELRARGHRVADSDANFVLFAVDGDQGAAWRTLLDAGVLVRDVGLPGWLRVTAGTPAETDAFLSAMEKLS
- the hisB gene encoding imidazoleglycerol-phosphate dehydratase HisB, which translates into the protein MNRTARIERVTNETKVLVEIDLDGTGKADIETGVGFYDHMLNQIARHGGFDLTVHTVGDLEIDAHHTMEDTALALGAAFDRALGDKAGIRRYGSATVPMDEVLVRAAVDLSGRPYVVHDEPALSPYIGPVYPTSMTRHIWESFGQAARVTLHVDVLRAARPGGHPDAHHVVEAQFKAVSRALREATAIDPRSAGVVPSTKGAL
- the hisH gene encoding imidazole glycerol phosphate synthase subunit HisH; this encodes MGRRVVVLDYGSGNLRSAERALERAGADVTVTADLAAAATADGLVVPGVGAYAACMAGIEALGAGPVIAERVAAGRPVLGICVGMQVLFEHGDEHGVVTKGLGLLPGGVTKLPAPRLPHMGWNTVRAPAGSVLFAGLPADARFYFVHSYGVTDTAGLAAAGATVTTAEHGADFVAGVERGALAAAQFHPEKSADTGAALLRNWLGTLE
- the priA gene encoding bifunctional 1-(5-phosphoribosyl)-5-((5-phosphoribosylamino)methylideneamino)imidazole-4-carboxamide isomerase/phosphoribosylanthranilate isomerase PriA — encoded protein: MSLDLLPAVDVADGQAVRLVQGAAGSETAYGDPLEAALAWQSDGAEWIHLVDLDAAFGRGSNAELLAEVVGKLDVKVELSGGIRDDGSLRAALGTGAARVNIGTAALEDPEWCDRICGEYGDRVAIGLDVRGRTLSARGWTRDGGDLYDVLARLDAAGAARYVVTDITKDGTMRGPNLDLLREVCARTDAPVIASGGVSTLDDLRALATLEPVGVEGVIAGKALYAGAFTVAEALATLRAGA
- a CDS encoding RidA family protein — protein: MTTDVGGPVEDLGGLVEDLGRSPVDGVGEPPLDGAVVTRLGSGGPWEALYGYSRVVRAGALAITAGCTSTVDGRVAHVGDAAAQTAQAIRIGLDALAEVGAQPGDVVRTRMYVTDRLYTDEVGRAHNAVFGPVRPVATMVVVAGLLDPEHLVEVELEAYLPEG
- a CDS encoding MarR family transcriptional regulator, which codes for MTDDLVLRRQVCFALYAASRALTDVYRPILDEHGLTYPQYLVLLVLWERGDDAPTVSELGARLRLDSGTLSPLLKRLEAAGLVVRTRSATDERRVEVGLTGRGRALREGMDEVPMRVARATGLTETELIGLRDTLTRVTETIHRQKEQ
- a CDS encoding organic hydroperoxide resistance protein codes for the protein MQVLYTASAKATGDGRDGHVRTSDGTVELDLAVPKEMGGAGGAANPEQLFAAGYAACFHSALRVVARQAKADVSGSVVEAEVGIGPNGSGGYGLTVTLVVDLPAVERPAAEKLVEAAHQVCPYSNATRGNIEVTPTVRDAA
- a CDS encoding NADP-dependent oxidoreductase yields the protein MSSVNREIHLASRPEGWPTADNFRLVTTDVPTPGPGQVVVRNQFMSVDPYMRGRMNDAKSYVPPFALDAPLDGGAIGEVVAGEAGGVKPGDVVLHGLGWREYALVDARAVRKVDPGVAPVSAYLSVLGMTGLTAYAGLLDVAAMQPGETVFVSGAAGAVGSMVGQIAKLRGAGRVVGSAGSRAKVERLAALGFDAAFDYHDGPVYEQLKAAAPDGVDVYFDNVGSDHLEAAIGAMNLHGRAAICGMIAQYNSAEPPAAPRNLALVIGKRLTLRGFLVGDHGHLREQFVQEVAGWLREGRLSYDETVVDGIEQAPEAFLGLLRGENLGKMLVRL
- the hisF gene encoding imidazole glycerol phosphate synthase subunit HisF, which gives rise to MTVAVRVIPCLDVDAGRVVKGVNFVDLRDAGDPVELAAAYDRAGADELTFLDVTASSSDRGTMLDVVRRTAESVFIPLTVGGGIRRVEDVDTLLRAGADKVGVNTAAIARPELIAEIADRFGRQVLVLSLDVRRAPAGVAPSGFEVTTHGGRRGTGLDAVEWAARGAELGAGEILLNSMDADGTKAGFDLPLIQAVRVVVDVPVIASGGAGAVAHFPPAVGAGADAVLAASVFHFGELTVGEVKDALRGAGHPVR